Part of the Mangifera indica cultivar Alphonso chromosome 4, CATAS_Mindica_2.1, whole genome shotgun sequence genome, aagatgaGGTCTGATCTTGAGGAGAGGGAAAGGGCTGCTTTTGCTCCTGACCCAACTGTGAAAGCTCGACAGGAAGAGGAGAGGATTTCCAGGGAGCTTAAGGAAGAGATTGCAAGAATTAAGCATGCACTAGCAAGTAAAGGAGCTCCTGCAGGATCTGCTTCGGTTAAAGAGACTAAAACAAGTAGAAGTGGTGCTGCAGTTGCTGGGGTAGGTTTGGACAAGGAAAAGATGCTTAAGGTTTCATGGGAGAAGGGGGGAGAGGATTATAGTGCAGAGAGGTTGAAAGAAATATTTGCAGAGTTTGGACAGGTAGAAGATGTTGTCATTAAGAGCTCCAAGAAGAAAGGTTCTGCGCTAGTTGTAATGTCAACTAAAGATGCAGTGGTGAGTTTGTTGAATAGTACCCTATGCAAGTtcgtaattttttaattacatattatttaatattattttgttgtagGTTGCTGCTACGGGAAGTGTATGTGGAAGTCTTTCAAACCCTTTGCTGGTTTTGCCTGTTCAACCTGCTGTAGCAACTGAATTTACAAGTTCACAGAGTTGTGCAGAGAGTGATGGCCTGGATAATTTGGTAGGAGCAGGCTATCAAGCATATGAAGACTCTGTGTTGCAAAAACTCCAAATGGTGTGATTaataatctttattaattataatttttcaatttgtagTTCAAATGCTCTTAGATTTAAAATAGAGTTTATCTTTGACTGCATGGATTTTGGATTGAAATCACGGCATCGTATCTTGAATTGTCCTGTAGTTGTAGGTGATTAACAGTGGGGCTTACCTTATAACTGAGGGCTATACTTTTACAACAGATGTTTGTGATGTGCCACACATGCTGATACACTGTTACCTCTTTCACCTCCGTCCCTGTCTCTCACTTCCCACCTGCATGTATGTTAAACTGTGCAAGCTATTAGTA contains:
- the LOC123213843 gene encoding dnaJ homolog subfamily C member 17-like; protein product: MDVDVDHYKVLGLPSGEEGAKLSEKEISKAYKLKALELHPDKRPDDPDAHANFQMLKSSYEILKDEKARKLFDDLLKIKLEKEKRLVQQDGRKRKMRSDLEERERAAFAPDPTVKARQEEERISRELKEEIARIKHALASKGAPAGSASVKETKTSRSGAAVAGVGLDKEKMLKVSWEKGGEDYSAERLKEIFAEFGQVEDVVIKSSKKKGSALVVMSTKDAVVAATGSVCGSLSNPLLVLPVQPAVATEFTSSQSCAESDGLDNLVGAGYQAYEDSVLQKLQMAAKRQK